The following coding sequences are from one Candidatus Eremiobacteraceae bacterium window:
- a CDS encoding HU family DNA-binding protein codes for MTKAELIDAVAEETEQTKREVATVVDAVLEHIKKALQKGDKVQLIPFGSFEVRERKKREGRNPKTGEKLTIPARKVPAFHAGKDLRDSVNKGKKR; via the coding sequence ATGACCAAGGCTGAGCTGATCGATGCAGTCGCAGAGGAAACGGAACAGACGAAGCGCGAGGTGGCGACCGTAGTCGACGCTGTTCTCGAGCACATCAAGAAAGCGCTGCAGAAAGGTGACAAGGTTCAGCTCATTCCCTTCGGAAGCTTTGAAGTGCGGGAGCGCAAAAAGCGCGAGGGACGCAATCCGAAGACGGGCGAGAAGCTCACCATACCTGCGCGCAAAGTTCCGGCATTTCACGCCGGCAAAGATCTGCGCGACTCGGTGAACAAAGGCAAGAAGCGCTAA
- a CDS encoding Smr/MutS family protein — translation MTGSGAAFDDAALAALDFPTVLDRIAAAATSEPGQRAVRSLVPRPDVTAIARELAVVEDAAELLTAGAEIDLAGVTDMAAAIERASVGGVLSGLELRRVAENEMKLEAACAAIARGGIADADASRTDRSVDGRSVGRTFTVRRRTINVRPTTGVDPPDVSRPLLHLSKERAQTSPLARRLIDAIEPDGRVADGASPALAKIRRQMRALHDEVRERCQSLVRKSETAKLLSEPIVTVRRGRYVVPVRAENAAQFPGIVHDQSASGATVYIEPMSIVEANNRLRGLESAEEREVARVLSELSGILGSAAADLIANASLSARLDAIGARARWSRAVQGISPALSAERAIRIVRGRHPLLRRKAVPLDIEVGGDFDALVISGPNMGGKTVMLKTIGLFCLMTYAGIPLPAGAGTVVGMFDHIACVVGDDQSIAENLSSFSAHLRALYAAHAHAGQGSLVLVDEIGSGTEPSAGAAIAQALIESLLERGARVVVTTHFMQLKTFAAARERVANASMLFDAATNEPTYVLAVGVPGRSLAIPLASSLGFEERVIARAQELLGAEAMDLDRIFAQLAEDRDALRRALHEAETQQARNAERATELAARIKETAAARADFERRASEELARAIDKAAADVREKSAAAEAEARRQRGKPDPHASEALARTLSEMRRSLGLEETTPSLDVQSSGDRVGNTSFEVGDAVFVRSFNAHGIVADVYERDVLVSIGNAKTIVSRNDLALERRAAGNTTLPVSRRKGEDIAAAAERAQTSVDVRGLRVEEAMPIVDKALDEASLAGLHELRIIHGRGTGQLRKGLAEFLRDHLQVATTAYAADREGGSGVTIATLR, via the coding sequence ATGACCGGCTCCGGGGCCGCGTTCGACGACGCGGCGCTGGCGGCGCTCGACTTCCCCACCGTTCTCGACCGCATCGCCGCAGCAGCTACGAGCGAACCTGGTCAACGAGCCGTTCGATCGCTCGTACCGCGACCGGATGTCACCGCGATCGCGCGGGAGCTTGCCGTCGTCGAGGACGCGGCGGAGCTCCTCACCGCAGGCGCCGAGATCGACCTCGCAGGCGTGACGGATATGGCCGCTGCGATCGAACGCGCTTCGGTGGGCGGCGTTCTTTCCGGGCTCGAGCTGCGGCGCGTCGCCGAGAATGAGATGAAACTCGAAGCCGCCTGCGCCGCGATCGCACGCGGCGGCATAGCGGACGCCGATGCCAGCCGGACCGACCGGAGTGTGGATGGCCGAAGTGTGGGGCGGACCTTTACGGTCCGCCGGCGGACGATAAACGTCCGCCCCACAACCGGCGTAGACCCCCCAGACGTTTCCAGACCGCTGCTTCACCTCTCGAAAGAACGCGCACAGACGTCACCGCTCGCGCGCCGGCTGATCGACGCGATCGAGCCCGATGGTCGCGTGGCCGACGGGGCATCGCCCGCGCTCGCGAAGATCAGGCGCCAGATGCGCGCGCTACACGATGAAGTGCGCGAGCGTTGTCAGTCGCTTGTGCGCAAATCGGAGACCGCGAAGCTTCTGTCAGAACCGATCGTCACGGTTCGGCGCGGACGTTACGTCGTGCCGGTGCGCGCCGAGAACGCGGCGCAATTCCCGGGAATCGTCCACGATCAGTCGGCATCGGGCGCGACCGTCTATATCGAACCCATGTCCATCGTCGAAGCGAACAATCGCCTGCGCGGGCTCGAGTCTGCCGAAGAGCGCGAGGTTGCGCGCGTGCTCTCCGAGCTCTCCGGCATTCTTGGTTCGGCCGCCGCAGATCTTATCGCCAACGCCTCGTTAAGCGCACGGCTCGACGCCATCGGCGCGCGAGCTCGCTGGTCGCGCGCGGTGCAAGGTATCAGTCCGGCGTTGAGCGCAGAGCGTGCGATACGCATCGTGCGCGGACGCCATCCGCTGCTCCGCCGTAAAGCCGTGCCGCTGGACATCGAAGTGGGCGGGGATTTTGACGCGCTCGTGATCTCCGGTCCGAACATGGGCGGCAAGACCGTGATGCTCAAGACGATCGGATTGTTCTGCCTCATGACGTATGCTGGGATCCCGCTTCCCGCGGGAGCGGGAACGGTTGTCGGGATGTTCGACCATATCGCGTGCGTCGTCGGCGACGATCAGTCGATCGCAGAGAATCTCTCGTCGTTCTCCGCGCATCTCCGCGCATTGTACGCCGCGCACGCTCATGCCGGCCAGGGGTCGCTCGTGCTCGTCGACGAGATCGGCAGCGGAACGGAGCCGAGCGCAGGCGCGGCCATAGCCCAAGCGCTCATCGAATCGCTGCTTGAGCGCGGCGCGCGCGTCGTGGTCACCACGCACTTCATGCAGTTGAAGACCTTTGCGGCGGCTAGAGAGCGGGTGGCGAACGCTTCCATGCTCTTCGACGCTGCGACGAACGAGCCGACGTATGTGCTCGCTGTGGGCGTTCCAGGTCGCTCTCTTGCTATTCCGCTCGCGAGTTCGCTCGGCTTTGAAGAGCGCGTGATCGCCCGTGCGCAAGAACTGCTCGGTGCAGAAGCGATGGACCTCGATCGCATCTTCGCACAGCTCGCAGAAGACCGCGACGCGTTGCGCCGCGCGCTGCACGAGGCGGAGACGCAACAGGCGCGCAACGCAGAACGCGCGACCGAGCTGGCCGCTCGGATCAAAGAAACCGCCGCCGCGCGCGCCGACTTCGAGCGCCGGGCGTCCGAAGAGTTGGCTCGCGCGATTGACAAAGCTGCCGCAGACGTCCGCGAGAAATCCGCCGCCGCGGAAGCCGAAGCTCGTCGCCAACGAGGAAAACCGGACCCGCATGCGTCCGAGGCGCTCGCGCGTACGCTTTCGGAAATGCGCCGCAGCCTTGGATTAGAGGAGACGACTCCGTCGCTTGATGTCCAAAGCAGCGGCGATCGCGTCGGCAACACCTCATTCGAGGTCGGCGACGCCGTCTTCGTGCGGAGTTTCAACGCGCACGGTATCGTGGCCGATGTCTACGAGCGAGACGTGCTCGTCTCGATCGGCAACGCTAAGACGATCGTCTCGCGCAACGATCTTGCGCTTGAACGGCGCGCGGCGGGAAATACGACCTTGCCTGTTTCGCGACGCAAAGGCGAGGACATCGCGGCTGCCGCCGAGCGCGCGCAGACGTCCGTCGATGTGCGAGGTCTGCGAGTCGAGGAAGCGATGCCCATCGTGGACAAAGCCCTGGACGAGGCGTCGCTTGCCGGCTTACACGAGCTGCGCATCATCCATGGCCGCGGCACGGGCCAGTTACGCAAGGGCCTCGCCGAGTTCTTGCGCGACCATCTCCAAGTCGCGACGACGGCGTATGCCGCCGACCGCGAGGGCGGGTCCGGAGTTACGATAGCGACGCTTCGGTAG
- the hslO gene encoding Hsp33 family molecular chaperone HslO, producing MPADHIASAMAAGDYVRVLAARTTDVVIEAQARHGCSPTATAALGRLLTGAAMMGFALNGRERIALQIAGDGPVRSIHAEIRSEGRVRGYVQEPLADVPLNSRGKFDVAALIGSGSLHITRTFDSGQPYTSAVRLVSGEIGEDLAHYFARSEQIPTIVAVGVLAGPRGVVAAGGVLAQLLPGADDDTARALEERAKQLTSVSALIQNGSTPDDLILGLAADLSPRITAHHDVSFACSCDRDRVIKALLGFGRAQLENMAREDEVTEARCDFCGATYHFGRDELREIVAAATTSA from the coding sequence ATGCCTGCTGACCACATCGCGTCCGCCATGGCGGCCGGAGACTACGTGCGCGTGCTCGCGGCCCGTACGACCGATGTCGTGATCGAGGCGCAGGCGCGACACGGCTGTTCGCCCACGGCGACGGCGGCGCTCGGCCGTCTGCTCACCGGAGCCGCGATGATGGGCTTCGCGCTGAACGGCCGTGAGCGCATCGCGTTGCAGATCGCAGGCGACGGCCCCGTGCGAAGCATCCACGCCGAGATCCGGTCGGAAGGGCGCGTGCGCGGTTACGTACAGGAGCCGCTCGCCGACGTGCCGTTGAATTCGCGCGGCAAGTTCGATGTCGCCGCGTTGATCGGATCCGGATCGCTCCACATCACGCGCACGTTCGACAGCGGTCAGCCGTATACGAGCGCGGTCCGCTTGGTCTCCGGCGAGATCGGCGAAGACCTTGCGCATTATTTCGCGCGCTCTGAACAGATCCCGACCATTGTCGCGGTCGGCGTTTTAGCCGGACCTCGCGGCGTCGTTGCAGCCGGCGGCGTGTTAGCTCAACTTCTCCCCGGTGCAGACGACGACACCGCCCGTGCGCTCGAAGAGCGCGCGAAACAGCTGACTTCGGTAAGCGCGCTTATCCAGAACGGCAGCACGCCCGACGATCTCATCCTCGGGCTCGCGGCCGATCTCTCACCGCGCATCACCGCCCACCACGACGTCTCGTTTGCGTGTTCGTGCGATCGCGATCGCGTGATCAAGGCATTGCTCGGATTCGGCCGGGCGCAGCTTGAGAACATGGCTCGTGAAGACGAAGTGACCGAAGCGCGCTGCGACTTCTGCGGGGCGACCTATCATTTCGGACGCGACGAACTGCGCGAGATCGTGGCGGCTGCGACCACGTCGGCCTGA
- the gatB gene encoding Asp-tRNA(Asn)/Glu-tRNA(Gln) amidotransferase subunit GatB has protein sequence NTKVCPVCLALPGALPVANKAAIEHMITAGLAFDAQIPAFSKFDRKNYFYPDMPKNYQISQYDMPLTTGGGITLPSGKRIRLNRIHLEEDTGKNLHAGGAMSGSDYTLIDYNRAGVPLMEIVSEPDISSSDEAEAYLAELKAILSYIGVSDVKMHEGSLRCDANVSVRPRGTTALGTKTEVKNMNSFRSVGRAINREIARQSERLAAGERIVQETRGWDEGKGATYSMRSKEEAHDYRYFPEPDLVPLALEADMLARWRAELPELPDARRKRFAQQFGLSEYDAQVLTAERSDADFYEATAAACDDPKQAANWLMGDVRRALQSAGLTTLAQSPMTAAQLGELIRLVKTGAITGKAGKEVCDLLVAQGGDPKVIVAERGLGAVTDTAEIATMVDQAIAANQKSVDAYKSGKANAFDFIVGQVMKVSRGKANVEIVRALIKERLG, from the coding sequence GAATACGAAGGTTTGTCCGGTGTGTCTAGCGCTGCCGGGCGCGCTGCCGGTCGCCAATAAAGCGGCGATCGAGCACATGATCACGGCGGGGCTGGCATTCGATGCGCAGATTCCCGCGTTCTCGAAGTTCGATCGCAAAAACTACTTCTATCCCGACATGCCCAAGAATTATCAGATCTCGCAGTACGACATGCCGCTCACGACTGGCGGCGGTATCACGTTGCCGTCCGGCAAACGCATTCGCCTCAACCGCATTCATCTAGAGGAAGACACGGGCAAGAACTTGCATGCCGGCGGCGCGATGTCGGGTTCGGACTACACGCTGATCGACTACAACCGCGCGGGCGTGCCGCTGATGGAAATCGTGAGCGAACCAGACATCTCATCGAGCGACGAGGCTGAAGCCTACCTCGCAGAGCTCAAGGCAATCCTCTCATACATCGGCGTCTCCGACGTCAAGATGCACGAAGGTTCGCTGCGGTGCGATGCAAACGTCTCCGTACGACCGCGCGGCACGACAGCGCTCGGCACGAAGACCGAAGTGAAGAACATGAACTCCTTCCGATCGGTCGGCCGCGCGATCAACCGCGAGATCGCCCGCCAGTCGGAGCGCCTCGCCGCGGGCGAACGGATCGTCCAAGAGACGCGCGGTTGGGATGAAGGCAAAGGCGCCACGTATTCCATGCGCTCGAAAGAAGAAGCGCACGACTACCGGTATTTTCCCGAGCCGGATCTCGTGCCGCTCGCGCTTGAAGCAGACATGCTTGCGCGCTGGCGCGCGGAGCTGCCGGAATTGCCCGACGCGCGGCGCAAGCGCTTTGCCCAGCAATTCGGTCTGTCTGAATACGACGCGCAAGTGCTCACGGCCGAACGCTCCGACGCCGACTTTTACGAGGCGACCGCAGCGGCATGCGACGATCCGAAGCAGGCGGCGAACTGGCTGATGGGCGACGTGCGGCGGGCCTTGCAATCTGCCGGTCTTACCACGCTCGCTCAATCGCCGATGACCGCGGCGCAGCTCGGCGAATTGATCCGCCTCGTCAAAACCGGCGCGATCACGGGCAAAGCGGGCAAGGAAGTCTGCGATCTGCTCGTCGCGCAGGGTGGTGATCCGAAGGTGATCGTCGCGGAGCGGGGGCTGGGCGCTGTCACCGACACGGCCGAAATCGCGACGATGGTCGATCAGGCGATCGCCGCCAACCAGAAGTCGGTCGATGCGTACAAGAGCGGCAAGGCCAATGCGTTCGACTTCATCGTCGGGCAAGTGATGAAGGTCAGCCGCGGCAAGGCGAACGTCGAGATCGTGAGAGCGCTGATCAAGGAACGCCTGGGATGA
- the tyrS gene encoding tyrosine--tRNA ligase: MASVAEQLERLTANCVDVVTREDLTARLTQGRPLRVKLGIDPSGPMLHLGHAVVLRQLRAFQDLGHTAVLVVGDFTAQIGDPTGRVNARKPRTPEQIRDDMRSYADQASLILDIDKAEIRYNSEWLGPLRFSNLIGLLATTTVARMLERDDFSKRYGEGAPIGLHEFMYPISQAYDSVMLNADVELGGTEQLFNLMMGRRLQEDLGNRPQICMTLPILEGTDGVQRMGKSLDNFIALREQPAQMFGKIMSLPDALLERYWRLATDRSKADADKIVADIASGTVAPRDAKIALAETIVRLYHGEAAAKDAREHFERTIVRKEMPTDIPVFELPSELRAGPLAKILVAVGFASSGREAQRLIKDGAIKVDGARVDGEESASTPWTGKVLQKGNHRFVRLT, from the coding sequence ATGGCGAGCGTCGCCGAACAACTTGAGCGGCTCACGGCGAACTGCGTCGACGTAGTGACGCGCGAAGATCTCACCGCGCGTTTGACGCAAGGCCGGCCGCTGCGCGTGAAGCTCGGCATCGATCCATCCGGGCCCATGCTCCATCTTGGCCACGCTGTGGTCTTGCGGCAATTGCGTGCGTTCCAGGACTTAGGGCATACGGCGGTCCTGGTCGTGGGAGATTTCACCGCGCAGATCGGGGACCCGACGGGCCGGGTCAACGCCCGCAAACCGCGCACCCCCGAACAGATCCGCGACGACATGCGCTCGTACGCCGACCAGGCTTCGCTCATACTCGACATCGACAAAGCCGAGATACGCTACAACAGCGAGTGGCTCGGACCGCTCAGGTTCTCCAATCTGATCGGATTGCTCGCCACGACAACCGTGGCTCGAATGCTCGAGCGCGACGATTTCAGCAAGCGCTACGGGGAAGGCGCTCCGATCGGCCTTCACGAGTTCATGTATCCCATCTCCCAAGCGTACGATTCCGTCATGCTCAACGCCGACGTCGAGCTGGGCGGAACCGAGCAGCTTTTCAACCTCATGATGGGCCGCCGGCTTCAAGAAGATCTCGGCAATCGTCCGCAGATCTGCATGACGCTTCCCATCCTCGAAGGGACGGACGGCGTGCAGCGCATGGGTAAGAGCCTCGACAACTTCATCGCGCTGCGGGAGCAGCCGGCGCAGATGTTCGGCAAGATCATGTCGCTGCCGGACGCGCTGCTCGAGCGTTATTGGCGGCTTGCCACCGACCGTTCGAAAGCGGACGCGGATAAGATCGTCGCCGACATCGCGAGTGGCACGGTGGCGCCTCGCGACGCGAAGATCGCGCTCGCTGAGACGATCGTGCGTCTGTACCACGGCGAGGCCGCAGCGAAAGATGCGCGCGAGCACTTCGAGCGCACCATCGTCCGCAAAGAGATGCCCACCGACATTCCGGTCTTCGAACTACCATCAGAACTAAGAGCCGGTCCTCTCGCGAAGATCCTCGTCGCAGTCGGATTTGCCTCATCAGGGCGCGAGGCTCAGCGGCTCATCAAAGACGGCGCGATCAAGGTGGACGGCGCGCGCGTCGACGGCGAGGAGAGCGCGAGCACACCGTGGACCGGCAAAGTCCTGCAGAAGGGCAACCACCGCTTCGTCAGGCTGACGTAG
- the aroQ gene encoding type II 3-dehydroquinate dehydratase: MSAAGGRRTVVVIHGPNLNLLGKREPATYGSATLQDIDTVIRALAKELDCDISTSQHSSEGDIIDAIHAAAVAGSAIVINPGAYTHYSYAIRDALAAVDVPKVEVHLSNVHAREEFRRVSVLAPVVHGVVAGFGANSYLLGIRAVVAMLDK; this comes from the coding sequence ATGAGCGCTGCAGGCGGACGGCGGACTGTGGTCGTCATCCACGGCCCAAATCTCAACCTGCTCGGCAAGCGAGAGCCGGCAACGTATGGCTCGGCGACATTGCAGGATATCGACACGGTCATCCGTGCACTTGCGAAAGAACTCGACTGCGACATATCAACGTCGCAACATTCCAGTGAAGGCGACATCATCGATGCGATCCATGCGGCTGCCGTCGCAGGGAGCGCGATCGTGATCAATCCCGGCGCGTACACGCATTACTCGTACGCGATCCGCGATGCGCTCGCGGCCGTCGACGTGCCGAAGGTCGAAGTGCATCTCTCGAACGTTCACGCGCGAGAAGAGTTTCGTCGCGTCTCCGTTTTGGCGCCGGTCGTCCACGGCGTCGTCGCCGGATTCGGCGCGAACTCCTATCTGCTCGGCATACGCGCCGTGGTCGCAATGCTTGATAAATAA
- a CDS encoding GNAT family N-acetyltransferase, translated as MTEDASPPRTDPRQPGEASSIPAQFNVGPIDAREIPDAVAIFLEAFHDSAAYVYGEPPRPDAMIDVWSFARSVEPDAFLAARDGAGAIVGYEFLTSSVGALRSVALRRLVPLRWLWRAVSGQYGIVWAHAFRLFANKFSFVRSAGDYRTKGDAQLLNIATAARVRGRGVAGMLVGAGLTYLRSRGVAELRLEVRPDNLPALTVYQHAGFKEVGRTKDAGGEWIVMTARP; from the coding sequence ATGACAGAAGATGCCTCCCCGCCACGGACGGATCCGCGGCAACCTGGGGAGGCTTCTTCAATTCCCGCGCAGTTCAACGTCGGACCGATCGATGCGAGGGAGATCCCGGACGCCGTCGCTATCTTTCTCGAGGCCTTCCACGACAGCGCTGCCTACGTGTACGGCGAGCCTCCGCGCCCTGATGCGATGATCGATGTCTGGTCGTTCGCGAGAAGCGTCGAACCCGACGCGTTTCTCGCCGCGCGCGACGGAGCAGGCGCGATCGTCGGTTACGAATTTCTCACGTCCTCCGTCGGCGCGTTGCGATCGGTCGCACTGCGTCGTCTTGTCCCCTTGCGCTGGTTGTGGCGCGCAGTCAGCGGGCAGTATGGGATAGTCTGGGCGCACGCATTTCGGTTGTTTGCGAACAAATTTTCGTTTGTGCGCTCGGCTGGAGACTACCGGACGAAAGGTGACGCGCAGCTGCTGAATATCGCGACGGCCGCGCGCGTGCGAGGCCGCGGCGTGGCGGGCATGCTCGTCGGTGCGGGGCTCACATATCTGCGATCGCGCGGCGTCGCCGAATTGCGATTAGAGGTACGACCGGACAACCTTCCCGCTCTCACAGTCTATCAGCATGCGGGATTCAAAGAGGTGGGCAGGACGAAGGACGCCGGCGGCGAGTGGATCGTGATGACGGCCCGACCCTGA